From the genome of Nicotiana sylvestris chromosome 2, ASM39365v2, whole genome shotgun sequence, one region includes:
- the LOC138885111 gene encoding uncharacterized protein: protein MNGDLAGEKRLLQLNELDEFRLHAYENAKLYKEKTKRWHDKHIQHQEFETGQEVLLFNSRLKLFPGKLKSRWSGPFVVVSVKPHGAVELRDMSSAGTFLVNGQRIKHYWGGDFARHKTSVDLTDA, encoded by the coding sequence ATGAATGGGGACTTGGCTGGCGAGAAGAGGTTGCTGCAACTCaacgagcttgatgagtttcgTTTGCACGCATATGAAAATGCCAAATTGTATAAAGAGAAGACTAAGAGGTggcatgacaagcacatccaACATCAAGAGTTTGAGACAGGGCAAGAAGTTCTTTTGTTCAATTCAAGGTTGAAGCTTTTCCCAGGAAAGCTTAAATCTCGTTGGTCAGGCCCTTTTGTTGTAGTAAGTGTGAAGCCTCATGGAGCTGTGGAGTTGCGGGATATGAGTTCAGCTGGTACTTTCTTGGTGAATGGTCAAAGGATAAAACATTACTGGGGTGGTGACTTTGCACGTCACAAGACCTCGGTGGACTTGACGGATGCTTGA
- the LOC138885112 gene encoding uncharacterized protein has protein sequence MEESTNDLLKKLLIDNQQLMTDFRNLERQMGELATNQNTRPVGALPSDTEKNPQVQLNIPLVDVLHEIPKYAKYIKDIVAHKRRLTEFKTVALTEECTSRVQNKLPQKLKDPGSFTIPVRIGNIDVGRALCDLGASINLMPLSLFKQLGLGAPRPTTVMLQLADRSIAHPKGVIEDVLLQIGKFIFHADFIILDYKADELVPIILGRPLLATGDAIIKVREGKMILRVDDEEAVFNVYKAIQLPRHYEELSMISIIEADE, from the exons ATGGAAGAAAGTACCAATGATTTGCTAAAAAAGttgttgattgacaatcagcAACTCATGACCGACTTCAGAAATCTTGAGAGGCAAATGGGGGAGTTAGCAACAAATCAAAATACTAGACCTGTAGGCGCTCTCCCCAGTGATACAGAAAAGAACCCTCAA GTTCAGTTGAATATCCCACTTGTTGATGTGCTTCATGAAATTCCAAAGTATgctaagtacataaaagatatagtGGCTCATAAGAGAAGATTAACTGAATTTAAGACAGTggcacttactgaggagtgcacttcaagggtccaaaataagctccctcaaaagcttaaggatcctggcAGCTTCACGATTCCTGTGCGcattggtaatattgatgtgggtCGTGCTCTTTGCGATTTGGGGGCGAGCATAAATCTGATGCCCCTGTCTTTGTTCAAACAATTAGGCCTGGGAGCTCCAAGGCCCACTACTGTGATGTTGCAGCTAGCTGATAGATCGATAGCACACCCTAAAGGGGTAATTGAAGATGTGTTGCTGCAGATTGGGAAATTCATCTTCCATGCTGATTTCATTATCCTCGATTATAAGGCTGATGAactggttccaatcatattggggagacctctCTTAGCTACTGGTGATGCAATTATCAAAGTGAGAGAAGGAAAAATGATTTTGCGGGTAGATGACGAGGAAGCAGTTTTTAATGTCTACAAAGCAATCCAACTTCCCCGCCACTATGAGGAGCTCTCAATGATATCTATTATTGAGGCTGATGAGTAG